Part of the Coregonus clupeaformis isolate EN_2021a chromosome 8, ASM2061545v1, whole genome shotgun sequence genome, ataaacaaattagaaTAACAAATCAAATTAGAATTACCACTCTTGATAACTCCATAAGGaaataattgtaataataataataatatgccatttagcagacgcttttatcgaaagcgacttacagtcatgtgtgcatacatttttacgtatgggtggcccccgggatcgaacccactaccctggcgttacaagcgccatgctctaccaattgcgctacagaggaccacaaggtaatggtaaaatagactagagacagttgtccctcattcaggggcagcgctctctctctgtcttctcgtggtccgaatcacacatgggactattgataaattataaacttcttctaattattagtgtttacatagcccatttaaatctcacccaatgtctccagtctttctagtgagggtgatcaggcctcaccaggcaGTCAGAACAGAGTTCAATCAGCCCTATTAAGTGAGTTTTTGTTTTCCTgtacctcagacattatttaaagatatttcaaacattttgtgtctcaggtttacattgggtttttcCAGTACATTTCTTCTAATCAAGAGAATTGACATGTATGCACCCAAAACTCTGACAATAGAAACTTCAGAAAATGACATTTTTGTACAGCATCCTAAAACCGAAATAAAAAGACCCCACACAATAAATCCAACAGAGTATTaaccactaacaaatattcattaacaggtgtgtgggtgctggtgtgtatatagtaaaaattgtagggtaaaaacaaacaaaatggcctTGCCTTACTTAATTTGGGAGCTCCTTTGACAGCTGGATCCGGTTACCTTTAACTGCTCTCCTAAGGCATTGTCATTTTGACCTGTTGTGTTGACATACAATTCTATACAAACTGTCCCTAATTTCCCCACTGTCTCTcttacagcctgtttgagttcagtgtGTACTGGCGTATATCTATTGTTTCACAGGAAGGTTATCTTTAACCCAAACAACAGATGTTAAACACGAGAGCAGTGGACCAGGCCTTTAAGAGTGAGCGACCTCAAATGTAATATCAGTCCCAATGCTCAATCAAATTACTAAGATATTGCATTATTAGAGTGCTATCTGCAAATCAACTACCATTCactttgttactttcactagtctccatatGTTTCCTTCAACTAGGACTTCCTTCTTCCCAATAGGAAGACAATCTACTACTACTAATGCACACGGATCACTCTCAAACAGCATTCTGCATTTCCCCCTATTGCAAGgttgaaaacaaacaaaacaaacatgataacTTTCTCCATATTGGAAGGCATTGTTTTCATTTTAGTATACCTTCAAAAAGTTATTCTATTTTTATTACCAatctctgttggatattcactttctgcttcaatatttattaaatgtctattattttaaGATTCATGTGTAATGCTTTGGAGGGATCAATATGTATTAACTAGGTTGGCACTGTCTCAGTCCCCAGTAGATGGCGCGCTCCGTCCATAATAAGTCTGGCACCTGAGACGGCATAGATAGGGAAACAGATGCAGTCTCCATTTTGCCTACTAACGAATTGGTTTAGAACGTCATCATTTGGGATATCAACGAAAACTCCATCAGGAGTACAGTAAATTGTAACCTTAAGTTTAGTTAACAGAAAATCATGTTCAACATTCATTGGTTCTATTTATAGTTTTATTGGTTAGGAGTAagtcaaatgtaatgtaaatgtaaaatgtaagtcaaGTCCCGTACAATGCTTTAACCGTATCATACCtcaaatgatccataaagggACCACTCTGAACATTTGTCAGAATACTTTCTTCACCACTTCcatttgaagttggaagtttacatacacttaggttggagtcattaaaactcgtttttcaaccactccaaaaatgtcttgttaacaaactatagttttggcaagtaagcatgacacaagtaatttttccaacaattgttgacagacagattattttacatttacatcatttagcagacgctcttatttccagagcgacttacaaattagtgacttataattcactctatcacaattccagtgggtcagaagtttacatacactaagttgactgttcctttaaacagcttggaaaattccagaaaatgatgtcatggctttagaagcttctgataggctaattgacataatttgagtcaattggaggtgtacctgtggatgtatttcaaggcctaccttcaaactcagtgcctctttgcttgacatcatgggaaagtcaaaagaaatcagccaagacctcagaaaaaaaaattgtagacctccacaagtctggttcatccttgggagcaatttccaaacgcctgaaggtaccacgttcatctgtacaaacaatagtacgtaagtataaacaccatgggaccatgcagccgtcataccgctgaggaaggagacgcgttctgtctcctagagatgaacatactttggtgcgaaaagtgcaaatcaatcccagaacagcaaaggaccttgtgaagatgctggaggaaacaggtacaaaagtatctatatccgcagtaaaacgagtcctatatcgacataacctgaaaggccgctcagcaaggaagaagccactgctccaaaaccgccataaaaaagccagactatggtttgcaactgcacatggtgacaaagatcatacttttttgaaaaatgtcctctggtctgatgaaacaaaaataggactgtttggccataatgaccatcgttatgtttggaggaaaaaggggaaggcttgcaagctgaagaacaccatcctaaccgtgaagcatggggatggcagcatcctttgctgcaggagggactggtgcacttcacaaaatagatggcatcatgaggaaggaaaattatgtggatatattgaagcaacatctcaagacatcagtcaggaagttaaagcttggtcgcaaatgggtcttccaaatggacaatgaccactagtctatgacttttcagatcacccattaatgctatctgcagggttagctccaggtaaatattgcaatcctttaaccattcctggacctgtgtccaaaaacaagctacaaatggacagtaccaaaacaaatgatctaatgattctgtctcttcgcagcaaaatctgcagagctggtaagattgtatcccccatataaataacattctattggtagcaagaatttttaataataattaaaattgaaaaattatacgttttgaattcggcgtcgttttgcgtatcagttcataaacactatgccatgggatcggtacgtcaaaaatctcttcccaactattttgcaatctatatgggatggctgtcaatcctttggtccttaaatgaaactggtatacttttttatttatcacagttttctttaaccaattatgttctttaatgcaaggctgacagacgagttccttactttctcccccttccactttcctcttccatttttgccgtaatgctgcaattatttggttgtaattttgggtagagaagacatttccaaatgtttttgttagctgcatgtgcgacaactccaccagtcctactgatgatatcatttatgaagaatatacatttttttaaacattttgtcaaaattattatatttgagtttaaccacaataattgttgcatttattgttctgtcgtttctggaggattaaattgaaattgcaaccaactttctatggcttgttttagaaattgtgatatttgggagatgatttccttttcaaataactgaaagtgagaggtggtaatctgaataaaggggaaaaggccattcttgaacattgggtgagacaatcttactaatttggtagagaaccagttcggatttaagtataacttttgtatgactgaagcgtttagtgagaggtctaatgctttaatatttaataatttctatcctctgaattcatattcattatataaaaaggcctgtttaattttgtctggcttgccgttccaaataaaatggaatatttattattcatataatttaaaaaactgttcgctaggcgtaggcaagaccataagcaaataggtaaactgggataatactaaagagttaatcagggtgatttttccacaaattgacaggtatttacctttccatggtagcaagatcttatctatttttgctaactttctattaaaattgattggagtgagatcatttatttcatttgggatatgtattccgagtatatccacatcaccatcagaccattttattattaaaatttttattttgcagtaatccaatatgtaatatagtacatttatcataatttggttgtaatccagagaggttagaaaatgtatctagatcctctgaggctgtggatttaaaagaaaacatgaatcatcatttaaattgacttactgaaatcAGTTGCCGTCCCTCAATTGTTCGCGGATGATGCGTCTCCtcctgggcagctcacagtaagGGTCTGGTCTGGGCGGGTCTCATCGTCTTTTGGTCAGACGGGAATTTCCCTCACGCTTCATAAAATGCGTCACCGGTTTTCCTCGCAGACCCCCACTGGAAAGCTCCGCAGGCAGAATCAATCATCCTTTTCGTGACGCCaaattgtcgtggaaattcttacacagggacactcgaagtctatcttaaatgaatcatagTTTATTGTCagcgcgctggagaggttccaacaaacttaatgcaccacAGTGAACGTCTGTCAAATGTTCTAACGGGACAGTCCCGTTTAGTTCCCTTGTACTGGTTACATACACGTTACATAGGCATAGTTCATAGGGTTGGTTCCGGCATGTCTGGCAccgtctcctatcttaacttGAAGAACATATCTGGGAGTTCTGCCAACTAGTCTAAAGGAGGAGGTCATAACGCCCCCCCTCATATCCTTACCAGGCACAGGGAGGAACCAAGGATTGTTTATGACACCAAAGACAAGATGCACAAAGTAACATTTCCTTTACAAtacccaaacatttctgcagcattgaaggtccccaagaacacagtggccttcatcattcttaaatggaagaagtttagaaccaccaagacacttcctagatttgtccgcccggccaaactgagcaatcgggggagaagggccttggtcagggaggtgaccacgaacccgatggtcactctgacagagctccagagttcctctgtggagataggagaaccttccagaaggacaaccatctctgcagcactccaccaatcaggcctttatgatgaagtggccagacagaagccactcctcagtaaaggcacatgacagcccgcttggagtttgccaaaaggtacctaaaggactctcagaccatgagaaacaagattttctggtcagatgaaaccaagattgaactctttggcctgaatgccaagcgtcaagtctggaggaaacctggcaccatccctacggtgaagcatggtggtggcagcatcatgctgtgggaatgtttttcagcggcagggactgagagactagtcagcatcgagggaaagatgaacggagcaaagtacagagatcgttgaacctgctccagagcgctcaggacctcagactggggcgacggttcaccttccaacaggacaacaaccctaagcatacagccaagacaacgcaggagtggcttcgggacaagtctctgaatgtccttgagtggcccagccagagccgggacttgaacccgattgaacatctctggagagacctgaaaatagctatgcagcgacgctccccatccaactgtttttgctttgtcattatggtgttttgtgtttagattgatgagggggaaaaaaaaacaattttagaataaggctgtaacgtaacaagatgtggaaaaagtcaaggggtctgaatactttctgaatgcactgtaagatCATGGTTAATTAACAGTtggttgtcctctgtagctcagttggtagagcatggcacttgcaatgccaggatagtgggttcgattcccgggacctcCCGTACACCAAAGTCCCTTTggataaaaacatctgctaaatggcatttataataataattttcATACAGTAATTCATTATTATATATTACGTTTTTTGAGTCCTTTTACTGCATCTTCATTTGAGGATCAAGATAGTATATTCATGAAGGGATGTCTTTTACCAAAATATGTTTGATTGATTTGGCTTCATTTGCTCAATAAGAGAAGAATGTGGCTGAATGATTTGTTGCACTTTGGAAAGaggtgttttggggctgttttcatgtGCTGCGCGCTGCTGTGTTACAGTGGAAGGGCTGGTGGTCACACTGAAACGGACAATTTCTCATTTCTTCATTCATTTGTACTTGTAGGCGACCATGAACAAAGGTACTGGCAGAAGATCCTGGTGGACCGCCAAGCTAAGCTGAACCGGCCCAGAGACAAGAAACGAGGAACAGAGAAGGTAGGCTTCCCTCCATTTACATTTCCTATGGATTATTTACAAGGATCTCTAGCAGCACCCAACCATTTTCTTTTGAGGAAAACCATTTTTGAATGAGCATGTTGTTCACTCATATTATTGTAGGCCTTAAATTGATTTTAACAGAACAATGTCTCCCTTTCATTTCTGTTTCTGCCCCAGCTAATTTCCAAAGCCGAGAAAATCATCATAGCCCGGGCCAAGGAGGCCACTAAGCACATCCGCTTCATGGAAGACTGATCAAGACTGTCATGTTCTACTGTGCGTCCTTTCTTTTCTGAATCCTTTTCATCCCTAAGAGTTTATTGAAATGTCGGCCATTTTGTCATTTCTAAATAGGATGAGGTTTTTGTTTTACTGTTCATGAGAGTGGTACAAGTAGAGAGAAGCCATGGTTTTAAAATGGATTTCAATAAGTCATGGTAacgttgtttattttttaaacagCCTTTCTGTCCAATGTAGTTTCAGTTCCACTAACTGGAAGGTTATGTAtggtggccccgtgtagctcagttggtagagcatggcgcttgcaacgccagggttgtgggttcgattcccacggggggccagtatgaaaatgtatgcactcactaactgtaagtcgctctggataagagcttctgctaaatgactcaaatgtattcTAGAAGCAGAAAGCTGCTGCATTATTTAAATTGCGAATAGATTCGCTCACTAGGCTTTTTTAAAATTGTGTTGTAGTGAGAGCTGCCCAGATTTCAGTTCTGAAATATGAATGTATATATGCTGTAAATAGGATTTCAAAACTTGCCCAGAGCTTCGCCCAAGATCTGTTTTCATGGCACCTTttctttttgaagaaatgtccctATTTTCTAATTAATAAACATCCATTTTGgtgtttaaaggcccagtgaaGTAAGAAACGTgaatttcctgtgttttatatgtatttccacactgaggttggaataatactgtgaaattgtaaaaatgatgaaaatgcccttttagttaagcgctgtttgaaaagaccgcctgaaatttctgcctgttttggtgggatggagttttggcctcaGCATGcgataaattagttaatagaccaataagaaagagttcctaACCTCTCTGCcgataacagctagttttcagttttcccgtccccactcagaccactcccagacagtcctagcaaaattcttgcttgagaaattgcttttagctaagaagctatttttgttttaaattaaaatggtcaaaaagaaacaatcaCACTAAGGTACTTACCACCCTCACCCAGGTAACACATTAACCAGGATGGGGTGTTACCCAGAaataatttgatattgagataaaaacagctgcattgagCCTTTAGTAATGGACGTGTGGCTTTTTAATCAGATCATTAATAAAAACATCGGATTATATTGCTTGCACACACATTCTGCTGCATCAGGTGCATCACCATGCTATATGGTGTCTGATCTTTTACATTCGTGTCCACATTGCTCACTTATGTAACCAAAAATAGCAAACAACTTAACGATGATGTAATGTTCAAGTAAgaatttttatgaatttttttgtATAAAAAAACAATTGCACAATTAGCATTATGCTGTTTTTTTAATGTGACTATAAAAAATACCAAAGGTGCTCTATTTGAATAGAACAATAAGAAACTTCTCTAGCTAGCTTTGTGTGTGCAGGTCAGTGGTCGGGACTCTATGGCGCTCTCTTGGCTTGTCTGGGGACCCTGCAGCTCTTCCTGCTGTGGGAGTAAGAGGGCTTATTGCTCGTGGCTGCAGCCAGCTGACTCAGCCCTGTTTCCTGTATCGAGATGGTCCGGTACAGCCTGTGTCCTCCAGCACCCATGGAGCTGTACTCAAAGCCAGGAGGGCAGCCATCCCAGGCTGGGCAAGATGGGACCTCCTTGGGCATGTAGGTGGGGCGATAGACAGAGTCTTCATCCATAGCCTGGGGGCTCAGCAGTGTCTGGGTGGGCTTGAAGCTAGCGGCGCGCTGAGCCGTCTTGGGTGCGTATGCTGAGCGGAAGTTGGTGGTCTTGGCGAAAGCCCCCTTGGGTTTCTCTAGCTCATCTGCGTGTAACGTGGGGGAGGGACGCACCATGTCCCAGGCACGGTAGTCCTCCTTCATGGTGGACCTGGTCTGGAGGGGTTCCCTGGCCTCCTTTGTCCATGCCTCGACCGGGGGGCGGGCGGACTGGGGTCGCTGCTGGCACTCGTGGCCGACATAGTCAGCGTGAGCTGTGGACAGACCGACCATAGTGCCCTCAGGTGGGCAGTACTCGTCAGCCTGGTGCCGGTGCTTGGGCTGCAGGGGCCAGGCCTTGTACTGATCACGGAACTCGCTGGTCCCCTGGAAGATTGCCGGGCTGCTCTCCCAAGCCACCTTGGCCCTGAAGGGCTTGACGGGCTTGGCCGGCAGGCCCCGGTAGTCCTGCCTGTAGGTGGAGACCCCATTAAGGGGGGCGCTGGTGGGCCAGTAGACAGCCTTCTCCTTGGGCTGCCTGGGCTGGACCGGGTGGGACACATACTGCGTCTGGTAGTTGGTGGCGCCGTCGAAGGGCAGGGTCTCTGGGGTGTCGGGGGCTGGTTTGAAGCTCTCCCTGGCCTGGGCTGGGCCCTTATGGCAGTAGTCGTCTTGATAGGTGGTGGACACCTCAAATTTGCTGTCGTTCAACTTCAGGGTGTCACACGTCCTGTAGGGTTGGACTTTCTGGGTGTGCCATGCTCGAAAATCCTCTGAAAATAATGGTGAAAGAGAGGACTTAGTTTCATTTGAAATCTATATTTAGAATGgcgccagagaagatggctgccattttacagccctctaaccaattgtactattatgtgtgttttttcgcattatttgtaatttattctgtacataatgtttctgccatcgtctcttataaccaaaaagagcttctggatatcaggacagcgattactcacttcgtattggacgaagattttttcttcaacgagtcggacgcaaaggatatcctacagacacccgacaa contains:
- the LOC121572709 gene encoding stabilizer of axonemal microtubules 2 isoform X1 — translated: MFQAISRIWRCPPLPRRKHHCLQGSHPEEPCVLIPGCMVSEYQEKYPAYCNTVVRAAKKPKNEYQPMEGKISNMTTFRSDYVAHEVTQRPPKVTKLYVPPDGRMRHSSTYVRDYPTHPVQKHIVTKAEEYHPPTAKMVAQSLYKEDFRAWHTQKVQPYRTCDTLKLNDSKFEVSTTYQDDYCHKGPAQARESFKPAPDTPETLPFDGATNYQTQYVSHPVQPRQPKEKAVYWPTSAPLNGVSTYRQDYRGLPAKPVKPFRAKVAWESSPAIFQGTSEFRDQYKAWPLQPKHRHQADEYCPPEGTMVGLSTAHADYVGHECQQRPQSARPPVEAWTKEAREPLQTRSTMKEDYRAWDMVRPSPTLHADELEKPKGAFAKTTNFRSAYAPKTAQRAASFKPTQTLLSPQAMDEDSVYRPTYMPKEVPSCPAWDGCPPGFEYSSMGAGGHRLYRTISIQETGLSQLAAATSNKPSYSHSRKSCRVPRQAKRAP
- the LOC121572709 gene encoding stabilizer of axonemal microtubules 2 isoform X2; the encoded protein is MAVQCLCQICTCGKHHCLQGSHPEEPCVLIPGCMVSEYQEKYPAYCNTVVRAAKKPKNEYQPMEGKISNMTTFRSDYVAHEVTQRPPKVTKLYVPPDGRMRHSSTYVRDYPTHPVQKHIVTKAEEYHPPTAKMVAQSLYKEDFRAWHTQKVQPYRTCDTLKLNDSKFEVSTTYQDDYCHKGPAQARESFKPAPDTPETLPFDGATNYQTQYVSHPVQPRQPKEKAVYWPTSAPLNGVSTYRQDYRGLPAKPVKPFRAKVAWESSPAIFQGTSEFRDQYKAWPLQPKHRHQADEYCPPEGTMVGLSTAHADYVGHECQQRPQSARPPVEAWTKEAREPLQTRSTMKEDYRAWDMVRPSPTLHADELEKPKGAFAKTTNFRSAYAPKTAQRAASFKPTQTLLSPQAMDEDSVYRPTYMPKEVPSCPAWDGCPPGFEYSSMGAGGHRLYRTISIQETGLSQLAAATSNKPSYSHSRKSCRVPRQAKRAP